A stretch of DNA from bacterium HR17:
CCCGCGATGTCGGGCAAAGCCGCTCACTGCACGCCCAAGAATGTCAGAATAATGTCCACGATTGCCTCTGCCGCGTGCGGTTTGGCGAGGGCGCGAGCGGCACCGCGCATCGTCGCCAACCGTTCTTCATCGTGCAACAACGCTAGCACCGTTTTTGCCAAGCGTTCGCCCGTCAACTCGGCATCCAACACCATGTCCGCTGCACCCCGCCGCACGACGCTCAACGCGTTAAACCGCTGATGGTCGTAAATCGCAAACGGATAAGGCACCAAAATTGCAGGCACGCCGGCGACCAATAACTCAGCGATGGAACTGGAACCCGCCCGCGAGACGGCTAAATCGGCGGCATGCAAAAGTTTGGGAATGTCTTCGCGGTAGCCGAAAGGACGATAGCGCGACCGCCACGCAGGGGGCAGCGCAGCGTGGAGGCGCTGGGCTTCGGCTTCCCAGTGCCGACCACACGCGTGCACGATGTGCAAAGACGGTTCTGCCATCAAGCGGGGCAACGCGTCCCACACCGCTTCGTTCAACCGGCGCGCCCCTTGACTGCCGCCAAAGACCAACAGTAAGCGGTCCGCCGCCGTTAAGCCCAACTGCTTACGGACGGTATCGCGGTCACCCTCACGCACCTCAGGGCGCACGGGTGTGCCTGTCCAAGCAGCGCGTCCCGGCGGGAAAAAGGCGGTGGCTTCAGGAAAGCCAGTAACGATGAAACACGCCAACCGCGCTAACCACCGATTGGTGCGCCCCGGCACAGCGTTGGCTTCAAACAACACACAACGCGCGCCGAACATACGCCCTGCCAACAGGGCGCAAACAGAAGCGTATCCACCTGTCCCGACGACGACCTGGGGGCGCCAACGCCGAAAGAGCCTGACAGTTTGCGCCAAACCGTAAAGCACCGCTGCACCGGCTGTGACCGTGCCCAACGAGACGACGCGGCGCGGAAAGGGCATCACTGCTAGCCCGTAGAACGGATAACCTCGGTCGGCAAGGAGTTGGCGGTCCAGCCCGCGAGCGGCGCCGATGAACAGCAGGTGCAAGTCAGGCAGTTTCGCCTGAGCGGCGGCGGCGATAGCGAGGGCGGGGTAGATGTGCCCCCCGGTGCCCCCGCCCGCCATCACCCAGCGCATCACCCATCCGCCTCCTCCGCTGACTGCCCGTCGGTTGACGCGCTGCGTTGACCAACAACCCCATCGCCAACAAAGTGCTCCACAGCGAAGAGCCACCGGCGCTCACGAAAGGCAGCGGGATCCCTGTCGGGGGCAACAGCCCTGCGTTGACGGCGATGTGCAGCATCGCTTGCGACCATAAAGCAAATCCCAACCCTCCTGCAGCCCCGGATGCGAACGGGTCAGCAGTGCCCGAAGCAACCCGTAGCGCCCAATAAGCCAACAAGGTGAAGAAAGCCACTACGCCCACACTGCCCAGAAATCCCAACTCTTCGCCGATGACGGCAAACACGAAATCGTTGTGGGCTGACGGCAGGAAAAGAAATTTCTGACGGCTTTGAAACAAACCGCGTCCAAAGAGACCACCGGCGCCTAACCCCAGCGTCGCTTGGCGGGATTGGTAGTGCATTTTGGGGTCGTCACGGCGAACAAACCCATGCGCAGATTGAAGCCGTCGGTATTGGTAGGGATGTATGACAGCCGAATGGGCGAAATAGCCCAATGCCCCCAAGCCCATTAAGGTCGCGACCCACACGGGCAACGGCATGCGCGCAAACAGCAAAGCAAACGCCCCGACGGCACCTAAAATGAGGGCGCCGCTCAAATGGGGTTGCATCGCGACCAAGACGACGGTCGCAACCCATAACCCGACACCTACGAGCCACCAACCGACCTGTTGTTGCCAGCGGGTCGCCTTCCACCAGTGCGCCATGACGGCTGCTAATGCCAGCACCAATGTCACTTTCGCAAACTCC
This window harbors:
- the murG gene encoding UDP-N-acetylglucosamine--N-acetylmuramyl-(pentapeptide) pyrophosphoryl-undecaprenol N-acetylglucosamine transferase; the protein is MHLLFIGAARGLDRQLLADRGYPFYGLAVMPFPRRVVSLGTVTAGAAVLYGLAQTVRLFRRWRPQVVVGTGGYASVCALLAGRMFGARCVLFEANAVPGRTNRWLARLACFIVTGFPEATAFFPPGRAAWTGTPVRPEVREGDRDTVRKQLGLTAADRLLLVFGGSQGARRLNEAVWDALPRLMAEPSLHIVHACGRHWEAEAQRLHAALPPAWRSRYRPFGYREDIPKLLHAADLAVSRAGSSSIAELLVAGVPAILVPYPFAIYDHQRFNALSVVRRGAADMVLDAELTGERLAKTVLALLHDEERLATMRGAARALAKPHAAEAIVDIILTFLGVQ
- the ftsW gene encoding putative peptidoglycan glycosyltransferase FtsW yields the protein MGEQTAALPSSSRAASRWLLALTVLGVGGGWLFLFSASYPLSNALWGNAFAIAMRQLLFLAGGLVLFAAAALCPFRWVQRCALALHVAVVAALVATLFWGEAAGGAARWLAFKDVRVQPSEFAKVTLVLALAAVMAHWWKATRWQQQVGWWLVGVGLWVATVVLVAMQPHLSGALILGAVGAFALLFARMPLPVWVATLMGLGALGYFAHSAVIHPYQYRRLQSAHGFVRRDDPKMHYQSRQATLGLGAGGLFGRGLFQSRQKFLFLPSAHNDFVFAVIGEELGFLGSVGVVAFFTLLAYWALRVASGTADPFASGAAGGLGFALWSQAMLHIAVNAGLLPPTGIPLPFVSAGGSSLWSTLLAMGLLVNAARQPTGSQRRRRMGDALGDGGRGHRGAHLPRPRYRRRRSGETA